The Candidatus Cloacimonadota bacterium genomic sequence TGCCTTTACTAACAATAGTCTCAAGTTCTTCATGTTCTGCCTTGCTTAGCGTCACTCTGTACTTTATCATAATCACCTCACTTTTGTGAGACAATTATTCTCATCCCTTGCGACTTGTCAAGCTTGACATGACACTAGATCAGAGCCAATTAATAAACAGGAAAGCTATATCTGCTTTATTGAAAAGCAATTATACAAATTATTCATATAAACAATAGACAAAAAAAATGTAACTTTGAAAATTGAACAATAAAAGTAAGAGGAGATTATATGTCAGAAATATTTGCAATATATGGACGAGAGATTTTAGATTCACGCGGCAATCCAACGGTGGAAGTGGATGTAGAACTGGAAAGCGGTGTCGTGGGCCGAGCAGCCGTGCCCAGCGGAGCCTCTACCGGCGAACACGAAGCAGTGGAACTGCGCGATGGAGACAATGAACGTTACTTGGGAAAAGGCGTTTTACAGGCAGTGGAAAATGTTAATGAAATAATTGCTCCAGCTCTTATCGGTATGATTTCGGAAGATCAGGTTCTTATCGATAATACAATGCTGGAACTGGATGGAACAGAAAACAAGAGTAAACTAGGTGCAAACGCCATTTTAGGTGTTTCCCTGGCTTGTGCCCGAGCTTCTGCCAACGAAATGGGAATGCCGCTCTATCGTTACATCGGCGGTACAAATGCCAAACTTTTGCCGGTTCCGATGGCAAATATCATCAATGGCGGCAAGCACGCCGATAACAACGTCGATCTGCAGGAATTCATGATTATGCCTTTGGGAGCCGATAGTTTTAGAGAAGCTCTACGTATGAATGCCGAAGTTTTTCATGCTCTCAAAGCTTATTTGAAGAAAAACGGACATAATACCAGTGTGGGCGATGAAGGCGGTTTTGCACCCGATCTAAAATCTAACGAAGAAGCACTGCAGGTTATCATGAAAGCGATTGAAGCTGCCGGTTATCGAGCCGGAAAAGATATCTGGATCGCACTCGATCCCGCTTCCAGCGAATTTTTCAGCGGCGGCAAATATCATCTGAAAGCAGAAAATGCTGTTTTATCTTCTGAAGAAATGGTCGATTTCTATATTAATCTGGTTAATAAATATCCGATCATTTCCATTGAAGACGGCTTGGCAGAAGATGACTGGAAAGGCTGGAAATTGATGACAGAAAAACTGGGCAATAAAATCCAGATCGTGGGCGATGACCTTTTTGTGACCAACGTGGAAAGATTGAAACTCGGTATAAAAGAAAAATCCGCCAATTCCATCCTCATCAAATTGAATCAGATCGGAACACTTACCGAAACTCTGGACACGATAAATATGGCAAAAAATGCGAATTTCACCAATGTGATCTCGCATCGCAGCGGCGAAACCGAAGATGACTTTATTGCCGATCTGGCTGTTGCCGTAAATGCCGGACAGATCAAAACCGGTTCGCTCTGCCGCAGCGAAAGAATCGCCAAATACAACCAGCTTTTACGCATCGAAGAAGATCTGGGAAGTACTGCCCGTTTCATCGGCAAAGACGTTTTCTACAATTTGAAATAATATTTTCTTGTCATTGCGAGCAGAGAAACGACGCGGCAATCTGTATTTTTTAAAAAAAAATGAGGATTAACATGAAAAAATTACTACTAATTGCATTGCCTTTATTGATTATTTTGGGATGTTCATCGGAAGGCGATATTAAGATAATCAATAGAACAGATCACAATCTTTATTTCACGATCAAGGGTGTGGATTATATTCTGGAAGGCTCGGAAACCAGCGATCCGTTCCAGAAAATTACAGTCGATACCGGCGATCAATTCCTGTTTTGGGGTGATGATGAAACCAAAGTTCACATGACATTGGAAGGCGAAACTTTCCTGATGCAGGATGCCGATGCTTCCGGTGTTCCCAACGGAATCTATTTTACCGAAACAAACTTGTATGTGAAACCGAACGAAACCACCAAAGTTTTCTGCTCTCCAACTCATGCCGGTGTAAAGCTCATCAATAATTCTTTGAACAATGTGGATGACTTTTCCTATTTTACGGATGATAATGATACGCTGAGAACTTTGAATATTGCTCCGATCTATTCGGGTGCAGAATTCTGGGCACGACTCAAAGCAACCACAGAATATGATTCCATCATTTATTCGTTCGTGATAGAATTTGATGACGGCAGCATCGACAGCAGTTATGCCGAGATTGATAATTTAATCCTGGATGAGCAGTTGTTAATAGAATTGCAGTAAACAACCTTCGCAATGGTTTTTGAACTTCTTACTTTTCGTGACCTTGCGAATGGTTGAAACTAAAAAATTATAGAAGTTTCGAAAAGTAGTTTGGAGGATAGATGGAAGAAAGTAGATGGAAATGTCCGAAATGCGGCAACACGGCTTATGAAACCGATCAATTTGCAGCAACCGGCGGTGGATTTTCCAAAGTTTTCGATGTGCAGAACAAAAAATTTACTACAGTAACCTGCACCCAATGTAAATATACAGAACTCTATAAAGCCAGCACCAGCGCGCTGGGAAATATCTTTGATTTCCTGACGAATTAATACTCTAATAAACTTATGTCATCCTGAGCGGAGTCGAAGGATAACGGAAGAAAACAAAAAATGAAAAAACTAAATATTTCAATCGATGTGGGCGGCACACACAGCCGTCTGCAATGTCAAATTGAGCAGGAGGGCAACATTCTGGAAACTTCCTGCCATAACAAGCAAACTATCAAGAGCAAACCTGCACTGGAAAAATTCATCACGCAATCGGTTGCTAGCTTCTCCGATCAGAAACCAAATAGTTGCGTGATCGGTTTTGCCGGTGCGGTGATAGATCGCAATTATGTAAAAATCACGAACTGGAAGGACAAACCACAAATCACAAGAGATGATCTGCTGGATTGGGGAATGCCGGAAAATACTTTCATGGTCAATGATATGGAACTGGCAGCCTACGGACTTCTGGCAATGAAAGAAGCTGATGAAATTCCTTCTGAAGAGTGTAAAATTTTATATATGCCGGAAAATCTATCCCAGCAATATGCACAGAATATGTTAGTAATTGCTCCGGGAACAGGTTTTGGAACCGGCAGCATTGTAGAAACACCAACTGCTTCCGGTGAAAGTTTTCAGCAGGTTATTTCCTCGGAAGTTCAGCATGTTCAGATTCCGCCCCTGGACGAAACTCACGCCAAAATGATCCAGATCATCCTTGGCAAAAAAGAAGATCGCTATTATCTGAATTATGAGGACTTTGTTTCCGGATATGGCCTGGAAGATACGTATAATGCGCTTCTGCGATTGAACGGCAAAAAGCCGAATAAAAAAACAGCTGCCGATATTGCCAGAGAAGCTGTGGCTGGATCAGATGAAATTGCTATGCAAACTTTGGATTATTTCTACAGAATTACCGGCAGATTGATCCAGACCATGAGCCTGGTTATCCAGCCTTATGGAGGTATCTTTTTGTGTGGAACTTCTACGGTAAGAAATGCCGAGTTTATTGCTAAAAGCGGACTGCTGGAAGAAGTTCATAAAAGCATGGTAAGAAAAGAACTTCTGGAACAATTTCCGATTTTTATCGTTACCCGTGAAAACATCAATATTGAGGGCGGCTTGTGGGCCGGCAGTAAGTTGTTTTAAATGCATTACGACAAGATTAAAGATAAATTCGCCCGGCTCATCGATCTGATCCCGGCTTTAAGGAAGCTGTTTTATTGCGCTTTGGATTTGCTGCTTTTACGCCAATGGTATGTGAAAAAAGCGATCAAAAAACATTTTCCGAAAGATAAACCAATTAATTTCTATGATGCCGGCGCCGGATTCGGACAGTATTCTTATTTTGTACTGAAATATTTTTCAAAAGCCAAAGTTCAGGCAGCCGACCTGAAAACCGATTACATGGCTTCTTTTGCTCGATATGCGAAGTTAGCCGGCTGGCCTGATTTCACGGCCCAGCAGGCGGATTTGGTGGATTATGTGCCAAAAGATAAATTCAATCTGATCATTGCCATCGATATTCTGGAACATATCGAACAAGATGAAAAAGTTCTGCGGAATTTCAGGCAGGTTCTGGATAATGGCGGCAAACTGATAATTTCTTCTCCCAGCACTTTTGATGAATCCGCCAAATTTGTGGAAGAACATGTTCGACCAGGTTATGATGAAGACGAGATAATTTCCAAATTAGAAAAAGCCGGATTTAAAATAGTTTCTTTCGATTATTCCTACGGAAAATTAGGACATCTGGCCTGGCTGCTGACGATGAAATTTCCCCTGAGTTTATTGGGAATATCCAAATTGTTCTTTCTACTGCTGCCGCTCTATTATCTGGTTTTCTATCCCATTTCGGCATTATTTATGTGGCTGGATTTGATGATGAAGAACAAGATGGGAACCGGAATTGTGGTTGTGGCGGAATGATGTATGATAGTATAATATCGTGCGGGGTTACGAGGCGATAACTTATCAGTTTCACGCATCCTCCGAAATATTAATTTTTCAGTAAACAACAACAAAGCACCATAATTTTATTCTGGTATCCAAACCGAAACAGAACCTGCCTGACATAAGAATTCACCCCAACCTTCACTGTTAGTTACAATGGTTTCTTTAATATGGTCTGTAACATCAATATAAGAAGTGTTTGGGGAAGCTGTTTGCATTTTTTTAAGGCCATTCTCCCCATTGCTTAATAATACGGCAATACCACCTCGGTGATTTTCATCTCCTGTACGTGTCCAACCTACACAATTGGGATGATCAAAATAATCATATTGATCACCAAAGGCATAGTTTTTCCGGGCAGCAAGAAATTTATCGATCATCCAGCGATGGCTTGGCATCTCAATTTCGTATTCTTTACCATCTTTGCCTATGTCTTTATAACTGGCTCCATAGTAATCGGCAGCGAATATGCAGGGATAGCCATCCCTTCTTAACAAAA encodes the following:
- the eno gene encoding phosphopyruvate hydratase; this translates as MSEIFAIYGREILDSRGNPTVEVDVELESGVVGRAAVPSGASTGEHEAVELRDGDNERYLGKGVLQAVENVNEIIAPALIGMISEDQVLIDNTMLELDGTENKSKLGANAILGVSLACARASANEMGMPLYRYIGGTNAKLLPVPMANIINGGKHADNNVDLQEFMIMPLGADSFREALRMNAEVFHALKAYLKKNGHNTSVGDEGGFAPDLKSNEEALQVIMKAIEAAGYRAGKDIWIALDPASSEFFSGGKYHLKAENAVLSSEEMVDFYINLVNKYPIISIEDGLAEDDWKGWKLMTEKLGNKIQIVGDDLFVTNVERLKLGIKEKSANSILIKLNQIGTLTETLDTINMAKNANFTNVISHRSGETEDDFIADLAVAVNAGQIKTGSLCRSERIAKYNQLLRIEEDLGSTARFIGKDVFYNLK
- a CDS encoding zinc ribbon domain-containing protein, encoding MEESRWKCPKCGNTAYETDQFAATGGGFSKVFDVQNKKFTTVTCTQCKYTELYKASTSALGNIFDFLTN
- a CDS encoding glucokinase translates to MKKLNISIDVGGTHSRLQCQIEQEGNILETSCHNKQTIKSKPALEKFITQSVASFSDQKPNSCVIGFAGAVIDRNYVKITNWKDKPQITRDDLLDWGMPENTFMVNDMELAAYGLLAMKEADEIPSEECKILYMPENLSQQYAQNMLVIAPGTGFGTGSIVETPTASGESFQQVISSEVQHVQIPPLDETHAKMIQIILGKKEDRYYLNYEDFVSGYGLEDTYNALLRLNGKKPNKKTAADIAREAVAGSDEIAMQTLDYFYRITGRLIQTMSLVIQPYGGIFLCGTSTVRNAEFIAKSGLLEEVHKSMVRKELLEQFPIFIVTRENINIEGGLWAGSKLF
- a CDS encoding methyltransferase domain-containing protein, with product MHYDKIKDKFARLIDLIPALRKLFYCALDLLLLRQWYVKKAIKKHFPKDKPINFYDAGAGFGQYSYFVLKYFSKAKVQAADLKTDYMASFARYAKLAGWPDFTAQQADLVDYVPKDKFNLIIAIDILEHIEQDEKVLRNFRQVLDNGGKLIISSPSTFDESAKFVEEHVRPGYDEDEIISKLEKAGFKIVSFDYSYGKLGHLAWLLTMKFPLSLLGISKLFFLLLPLYYLVFYPISALFMWLDLMMKNKMGTGIVVVAE